In one Lolium rigidum isolate FL_2022 chromosome 3, APGP_CSIRO_Lrig_0.1, whole genome shotgun sequence genomic region, the following are encoded:
- the LOC124702382 gene encoding proteoglycan 4-like isoform X2 — protein MDGGVASNVALDSALFHVNLTKNRYEAIACSEESAESVASGPFDQLVLHLEDAKNFQSRSSSGSFKLLLAGDARRSTWFTKSTLERFLHIINSPDAPKTANGILQEMSQLEETRKFHDSLYSKEQQSLMGGALTGGLFSTIGIPQQGNVGPNSSVATKNELLRALDLRLSALKEEILVLLSRAVGSNLSNKEISNLSTFVQHFGTSEFSWLMRCLLLIRDCQPSVLAQQKDSTTERHDDALEIRDISSQTNIQRPITNNVSPAKLAQVERKMSMESDDSSESSDEEEPVVERSRPLMRSASPRRSASPMRRVQIGRSGSRRSTPIAIKSLSYFPPSQRVALDKDDESSCNGETDQPPRRSDNNIRRMSVQDAISLFENKQKGPNPDSESKKAGLVATKSVLRRWSSGMGDSLNSSMSEEKTSDSTSQTKSNSMAPNEEKNEAELQVETDAAPSSVVAPEVGSYHGDGHGIAGSEMENVVSHHTNISSEQTHSGQESNSDRAMASAEWNRQKEAELNQMLMKMMEVMPGKFAGANVTAAGLISANEKKGGQQREKRDTKVRTEKGGKRLAKEANTKLLKESVGQNTKPLKEQNKAAVTPKVSTITEKRNSPVPQRPRRNSSPPVLPKEVASKTPAKRSSPKPSPAPATRSSWSGSLTKATTSTAQKTKNSPGVASTLTPTSRRRAVTTPPSSQPVSKVEKTLHPVKNKKEPVTAAKPAIKVQEEKKTRTSTKPSRVPKSSPASEEKSSATTKSSLYNKVPKKSSVVPLESKPVKKATGISQGVGSVAVKTKVLQLGDSPKDIGSVTQVEDKEESPVTTEPTTKKTRARV, from the exons ATGGATGGGGGAGTTGCTAGCAACGTGGCGCTTGATTCTGCTCTTTTCCATGTGAACTTAACCAAAAACAG GTATGAGGCTATTGCTTGTAGCGAAGAGAGTGCTGAATCGGTAGCATCTGGTCCTTTTGATCAACTAGTCCTGCACTTGGAAGATGCCAAAAACTTCCAATCTCGTTCATCAAGTGGCTCATTTAAGCTGTTATTGGCTGGAGATGCAAGACGCTCTACCTGGTTCACAAAATCCACCTTAGAGAG ATTCCTTCATATCATAAATTCGCCCGATGCACCAAAAACAGCGAATGGAATTTTACAGGAGATGTCTCAGCTGGAGGAAACTAGAAAATTTCATGATTCTCTTTACTCCAAG GAGCAACAAAGTCTTATGGGTGGTGCTCTTACAG GAGGTCTCTTCAGTACCATTGGCATACCACAACAG GGAAATGTTGGCCCAAACTCCTCCGTGGCTACAAA GAATGAATTACTTCGAGCACTGGATTTGAGGCTGTCAGCATTGAAAGAAGAGATCCTGGTCTTATTGAGTCGAGCAGTTGGCTCTAATTTGTCAAATAAAGAAATATCAAATTTGTCTACTTTTGTTCAGCATTTCGGGACATCAGAGTTTAG TTGGTTGATGCGTTGCCTACTGTTGATCCGGGATTGCCAGCCCTCTGTGCTCGCTCAACAGAAAGATTCCACTACTGAGCGACATGATGATGCACTTGAGATTCGCGATATCAGCTCCCAGACCAATATCCAGAGACCTATTACCAATAATGTCTCTCCAGCAAAGCTTGCACAAGTTGAACGTAAAATGTCAATGGAAAGCGATGATTCCTCCGAGTCCAGTGATGAAGAGGAGCCTGTTGTTGAAAGAAGCCGGCCTCTTATGAGATCTGCCTCCCCTAGGCGGTCTGCTTCTCCAATGAGAAGGGTTCAAATTGGGAGATCAGGATCTCGTCGGTCAACACCAATTGCCATCAAGAGCCTCAGCTACTTCCCTCCTAGCCAGAGAGTTGCTTTGGACAAAGATGACGAAAGCAGCTGCAATGGTGAAACGGACCAGCCGCCAAGGAGATCTGACAACAACATAAGAAGGATGAGCGTGCAAGATGCAATTAGTCTTTTTGAGAACAAGCAAAAGGGTCCGAATCCGGATTCTGAAAGTAAGAAAGCTGGCTTGGTTGCTACCAAATCAGTACTACGAAGGTGGAGTTCAGGAATGGGTGACTCTTTGAATAGTAGTATGTCAGAAGAAAAAACCTCAGATTCTACATCTCAAACTAAATCCAACAGTATGGCTCCTAACGAAGAGAAGAATGAAGCAGAATTACAGGTCGAGACAGATGCAGCGCCAAGCAGTGTTGTCGCACCCGAGGTAGGAAGTTACCATGGCGATGGTCATGGCATTGCAGGGTCAGAAATGGAAAATGTGGTGTCACACCATACAAATATTTCTTCTGAGCAAACACATTCTGGGCAGGAGTCAAACAGTGACAGGGCAATGGCCTCTGCTGAGTGGAACCGCCAGAAGGAAGCCGAACTTAACCAAATGTTAATGAAAATGATGGAGGTCATGCCTGGAAAATTTGCAGGAGCCAATGTCACTGCTGCTGGGCTCATTTCTGCAAATGAGAAGAAAGGTGGACAGCAAAGAGAGAAGCGAGACACAAAAGTTCGCACCGAGAAAGGTGGAAAGCGACTAGCAAAGGAAGCGAACACCAAGCTCTTAAAGGAATCAGTTGGCCAGAACACCAAGCCCCTCAAGGAACAGAACAAAGCAGCAGTTACCCCGAAAGTCAGCACCATAACAGAGAAACGTAATTCACCTGTTCCTCAAAGGCCCCGGAGAAATTCGTCACCTCCAGTCTTGCCAAAGGAAGTGGCATCAAAGACACCAGCCAAAAGGAGTTCCCCAAAACCATCACCTGCACCAGCTACCCGTAGTTCATGGTCTGGGTCTCTTACTAAAGCAACTACTAGTACTGCACAGAAAACTAAGAACTCTCCTGGAGTGGCTTCAACATTGACACCAACTAGCCGGAGAAGGGCCGTGACAACACCACCATCATCTCAGCCGGTGTCAAAGGTGGAAAAAACCCTTCATCCagtgaagaacaagaaagaacccgTGACTGCTGCAAAGCCAGCCATTAAGgtgcaagaagagaagaagacAAGGACATCAACAAAGCCGAGCAGAGTGCCTAAAAGTTCACCTGCTTCAGAAGAAAAATCAAGTGCAACAACAAAGTCAAGCTTGTACAACAAGGTCCCCAAAAAAAGCAGTGTTGTACCACTAGAATCCAAACCTGTGAAGAAAGCCACTGGGATCAGTCAGGGTGTTGGTTCTGTTGCTGTTAAGACTAAGGTGCTGCAGCTAGGTGACTCTCCGAAGGACATTGGAAGTGTTACCCAAGTAGAAGATAAGGAGGAATCTCCTGTGACAACCGAGCCAACTACCAAG AAAACACGGGCCCGAGTGTAA
- the LOC124702382 gene encoding COP1-interacting protein 7-like isoform X1 codes for MDGGVASNVALDSALFHVNLTKNRYEAIACSEESAESVASGPFDQLVLHLEDAKNFQSRSSSGSFKLLLAGDARRSTWFTKSTLERFLHIINSPDAPKTANGILQEMSQLEETRKFHDSLYSKEQQSLMGGALTGGLFSTIGIPQQGNVGPNSSVATKNELLRALDLRLSALKEEILVLLSRAVGSNLSNKEISNLSTFVQHFGTSEFSWLMRCLLLIRDCQPSVLAQQKDSTTERHDDALEIRDISSQTNIQRPITNNVSPAKLAQVERKMSMESDDSSESSDEEEPVVERSRPLMRSASPRRSASPMRRVQIGRSGSRRSTPIAIKSLSYFPPSQRVALDKDDESSCNGETDQPPRRSDNNIRRMSVQDAISLFENKQKGPNPDSESKKAGLVATKSVLRRWSSGMGDSLNSSMSEEKTSDSTSQTKSNSMAPNEEKNEAELQVETDAAPSSVVAPEVGSYHGDGHGIAGSEMENVVSHHTNISSEQTHSGQESNSDRAMASAEWNRQKEAELNQMLMKMMEVMPGKFAGANVTAAGLISANEKKGGQQREKRDTKVRTEKGGKRLAKEANTKLLKESVGQNTKPLKEQNKAAVTPKVSTITEKRNSPVPQRPRRNSSPPVLPKEVASKTPAKRSSPKPSPAPATRSSWSGSLTKATTSTAQKTKNSPGVASTLTPTSRRRAVTTPPSSQPVSKVEKTLHPVKNKKEPVTAAKPAIKVQEEKKTRTSTKPSRVPKSSPASEEKSSATTKSSLYNKVPKKSSVVPLESKPVKKATGISQGVGSVAVKTKVLQLGDSPKDIGSVTQVEDKEESPVTTEPTTKVPEAVLAQPAHDVDENIEISLDNDLNIEKTENTGPSVTAPETGSSDKVEPSVIEVKPLDEDMDISSAAWVEVEHQEVTDVGESVTGEDVTSPAIEPLPSSSPKIRHSLSQMLQADSNEPEIIEWGNAENPPAIVFHKDSPKGFKRLLKFARKNKGDNTNGWASSSVVSEGEDEQEESGASDGANSSRRTFDGSKTNSILSAQSTTSSFNATSSDRLRDRPGAAPSTKASRSFFSLSNFRSSKTNESKLR; via the exons ATGGATGGGGGAGTTGCTAGCAACGTGGCGCTTGATTCTGCTCTTTTCCATGTGAACTTAACCAAAAACAG GTATGAGGCTATTGCTTGTAGCGAAGAGAGTGCTGAATCGGTAGCATCTGGTCCTTTTGATCAACTAGTCCTGCACTTGGAAGATGCCAAAAACTTCCAATCTCGTTCATCAAGTGGCTCATTTAAGCTGTTATTGGCTGGAGATGCAAGACGCTCTACCTGGTTCACAAAATCCACCTTAGAGAG ATTCCTTCATATCATAAATTCGCCCGATGCACCAAAAACAGCGAATGGAATTTTACAGGAGATGTCTCAGCTGGAGGAAACTAGAAAATTTCATGATTCTCTTTACTCCAAG GAGCAACAAAGTCTTATGGGTGGTGCTCTTACAG GAGGTCTCTTCAGTACCATTGGCATACCACAACAG GGAAATGTTGGCCCAAACTCCTCCGTGGCTACAAA GAATGAATTACTTCGAGCACTGGATTTGAGGCTGTCAGCATTGAAAGAAGAGATCCTGGTCTTATTGAGTCGAGCAGTTGGCTCTAATTTGTCAAATAAAGAAATATCAAATTTGTCTACTTTTGTTCAGCATTTCGGGACATCAGAGTTTAG TTGGTTGATGCGTTGCCTACTGTTGATCCGGGATTGCCAGCCCTCTGTGCTCGCTCAACAGAAAGATTCCACTACTGAGCGACATGATGATGCACTTGAGATTCGCGATATCAGCTCCCAGACCAATATCCAGAGACCTATTACCAATAATGTCTCTCCAGCAAAGCTTGCACAAGTTGAACGTAAAATGTCAATGGAAAGCGATGATTCCTCCGAGTCCAGTGATGAAGAGGAGCCTGTTGTTGAAAGAAGCCGGCCTCTTATGAGATCTGCCTCCCCTAGGCGGTCTGCTTCTCCAATGAGAAGGGTTCAAATTGGGAGATCAGGATCTCGTCGGTCAACACCAATTGCCATCAAGAGCCTCAGCTACTTCCCTCCTAGCCAGAGAGTTGCTTTGGACAAAGATGACGAAAGCAGCTGCAATGGTGAAACGGACCAGCCGCCAAGGAGATCTGACAACAACATAAGAAGGATGAGCGTGCAAGATGCAATTAGTCTTTTTGAGAACAAGCAAAAGGGTCCGAATCCGGATTCTGAAAGTAAGAAAGCTGGCTTGGTTGCTACCAAATCAGTACTACGAAGGTGGAGTTCAGGAATGGGTGACTCTTTGAATAGTAGTATGTCAGAAGAAAAAACCTCAGATTCTACATCTCAAACTAAATCCAACAGTATGGCTCCTAACGAAGAGAAGAATGAAGCAGAATTACAGGTCGAGACAGATGCAGCGCCAAGCAGTGTTGTCGCACCCGAGGTAGGAAGTTACCATGGCGATGGTCATGGCATTGCAGGGTCAGAAATGGAAAATGTGGTGTCACACCATACAAATATTTCTTCTGAGCAAACACATTCTGGGCAGGAGTCAAACAGTGACAGGGCAATGGCCTCTGCTGAGTGGAACCGCCAGAAGGAAGCCGAACTTAACCAAATGTTAATGAAAATGATGGAGGTCATGCCTGGAAAATTTGCAGGAGCCAATGTCACTGCTGCTGGGCTCATTTCTGCAAATGAGAAGAAAGGTGGACAGCAAAGAGAGAAGCGAGACACAAAAGTTCGCACCGAGAAAGGTGGAAAGCGACTAGCAAAGGAAGCGAACACCAAGCTCTTAAAGGAATCAGTTGGCCAGAACACCAAGCCCCTCAAGGAACAGAACAAAGCAGCAGTTACCCCGAAAGTCAGCACCATAACAGAGAAACGTAATTCACCTGTTCCTCAAAGGCCCCGGAGAAATTCGTCACCTCCAGTCTTGCCAAAGGAAGTGGCATCAAAGACACCAGCCAAAAGGAGTTCCCCAAAACCATCACCTGCACCAGCTACCCGTAGTTCATGGTCTGGGTCTCTTACTAAAGCAACTACTAGTACTGCACAGAAAACTAAGAACTCTCCTGGAGTGGCTTCAACATTGACACCAACTAGCCGGAGAAGGGCCGTGACAACACCACCATCATCTCAGCCGGTGTCAAAGGTGGAAAAAACCCTTCATCCagtgaagaacaagaaagaacccgTGACTGCTGCAAAGCCAGCCATTAAGgtgcaagaagagaagaagacAAGGACATCAACAAAGCCGAGCAGAGTGCCTAAAAGTTCACCTGCTTCAGAAGAAAAATCAAGTGCAACAACAAAGTCAAGCTTGTACAACAAGGTCCCCAAAAAAAGCAGTGTTGTACCACTAGAATCCAAACCTGTGAAGAAAGCCACTGGGATCAGTCAGGGTGTTGGTTCTGTTGCTGTTAAGACTAAGGTGCTGCAGCTAGGTGACTCTCCGAAGGACATTGGAAGTGTTACCCAAGTAGAAGATAAGGAGGAATCTCCTGTGACAACCGAGCCAACTACCAAGGTACCCGAGGCTGTTCTTGCTCAACCAGCACATGATGTTGATGAAAATATAGAAATTTCCCTCGATAATGACTTGAATATTGAAAAAACAGAAAACACGGGCCCGAGTGTAACTGCGCCAGAAACGGGCTCCAGTGACAAGGTTGAGCCCTCTGTCATTGAGGTCAAACCTCTTGACGAGGACATGGACATCTCATCAGCTGCCTGGGTAGAAGTAGAACATCAAGAAGTTACTGATGTGGGTGAAAGTGTGACAGGCGAGGATGTCACCTCACCAGCAATCGAACCATTGCCATCATCAAGCCCAAAAATCCGACATTCATTGTCACAAATGTTGCAAGCAGATAGCAACGAACCAGAAATTATTGAGTGGGGAAATGCTGAAAACCCACCTGCAATAGTTTTTCATAAAGATTCTCCAAAGGGATTCAAGAGACTTCTAAAATTTGCTCGGAAAAACAAAGGAGACAACACTAATGGCTGGGCAAGCTCATCGGTAGTTTCTGAAGGAGAAGATGAACAAGAAGAATCTGGTGCTAGTGATGGTGCGAATTCGAGCAGGAGAACTTTTGATGGTTCCAAGACTAATAGCATCTTGTCAG CTCAATCAACCACCAGCAGCTTCAATGCCACCAGCTCGGATAGGCTACGAGACAGGCCTGGAGCCGCGCCAT